One window of the Chryseobacterium sp. CY350 genome contains the following:
- a CDS encoding DUF4286 family protein: MSVLSITFHCTKDKIAEWENYVDDTLFLMTENLLDVEKYILSEVHSDFIEDGKNYNLLLIFDNSDKRTEFIESELENITEIIDKKFGQEVMIFNTFLNPKKTRL, encoded by the coding sequence ATGAGCGTATTGAGCATCACTTTCCATTGTACAAAAGATAAGATCGCAGAATGGGAAAATTACGTGGATGATACCTTGTTTTTGATGACAGAAAATCTTCTGGATGTTGAAAAGTATATCTTGTCTGAGGTACACAGCGATTTTATAGAAGATGGAAAAAACTACAATCTTCTTTTAATTTTTGATAACAGCGATAAACGGACAGAGTTTATTGAAAGCGAACTTGAGAACATTACAGAAATTATCGATAAAAAATTCGGTCAGGAAGTCATGATATTTAATACATTTCTGAATCCTAAAAAGACCAGACTGTAA
- the gyrA gene encoding DNA gyrase subunit A, translating into MQREGERLIPINIVDEMKSSYIDYSMSVIVSRALPDVRDGLKPVHRRVLYGMYGLNVFSNRKHLKSARIVGDVLGKYHPHGDSSVYDAMVRMAQTWSLRYPQVDGQGNFGSMDGDPPAAMRYTEARLKKISDEILSDLDKDTVDFQNNFDDSLTEPSVMPTKIPNLLVNGTSGIAVGMATNMAPHNLSEAVDAITAYIDNREITIDELMQHIVAPDFPTGGIIYGYDGVRDAFHTGRGRVVLRAKVSFEEVHNRNAIIVTEIPYQVNKAEMIARTAELVKDEKIPGIYEIRDESDRNGMRIVYELKNDAIPNVVLNLLYKYTSLQTSFSVNNIALVHGRPEQLNLKDIIHHFVEHRHVIIVRRTEYELRKARERAHILEGFMKVIGTQDSLDKAIAIIRHSANPQAAKEGIIQEFDLSELQAQAILDLRLARLTGMELDKIRDEYEAIMKEINNLEDILANEPRRFQIIKDELVEIKEKYGDERRTEIDYSGGEMSIEDIIPNEAVVLTISHAGYVKRTLLSEYKIQSRGGVGNKAATTRDSDFLEYIVSATNHQYMLFFTEKGKCYWLRVFEIPEGSKTAKGRAVQNLINIEPDDKIKAYIRTNNLKDSEYVNQMSVLMVTKNGTIKKTSLEAYSRPRVNGVNAIEIRENDMLLGAYLTNGTSEIMIATKNGKCIRFPEAKVREVGRGSIGVRGISMEDNDEAIGMIVVNDIENDTVLVVSEKGYGKRTAVEDYRITNRGGKGVITLNITEKTGNLIAIQNVTDDDGLMIINKSGVAIRMNMNEMRVMGRNTQGVKMINLKKNDEIAAIAKVEMDKDVVEEEDLLDGEETAILPTEEGNASEIENNSENESSEDTTEDTASEE; encoded by the coding sequence ATGCAAAGAGAAGGAGAAAGATTGATTCCTATCAACATTGTTGATGAAATGAAGTCATCTTATATTGATTATTCAATGTCCGTTATTGTTTCAAGAGCTTTACCGGATGTAAGAGATGGCTTGAAACCTGTTCATAGAAGAGTACTTTACGGGATGTATGGTTTGAACGTTTTTTCGAATAGAAAGCACTTAAAATCTGCAAGAATCGTAGGGGATGTTTTAGGTAAATATCACCCACACGGAGATTCTTCCGTATACGATGCTATGGTAAGAATGGCTCAGACATGGAGTTTGCGCTATCCACAGGTTGACGGTCAGGGTAACTTTGGTTCTATGGATGGCGATCCTCCTGCAGCAATGCGTTATACGGAAGCCAGACTAAAGAAAATTTCAGATGAGATTTTGTCTGATCTTGATAAAGATACGGTAGACTTCCAGAATAACTTTGATGACAGCTTGACAGAACCAAGCGTAATGCCTACAAAAATTCCAAATCTTTTGGTAAACGGTACTTCCGGTATCGCAGTAGGTATGGCGACCAATATGGCGCCTCATAATTTATCTGAAGCGGTAGATGCTATTACTGCATATATTGATAACAGAGAAATTACCATCGATGAATTAATGCAGCACATCGTTGCTCCCGATTTTCCTACAGGTGGAATTATCTACGGTTATGATGGGGTAAGAGATGCGTTCCATACAGGAAGAGGTAGAGTAGTTCTGAGAGCAAAAGTGAGCTTTGAGGAAGTACACAACAGAAATGCAATTATTGTAACTGAGATTCCTTATCAGGTTAACAAAGCTGAAATGATTGCAAGAACTGCTGAGTTGGTGAAGGATGAAAAAATTCCTGGCATCTACGAAATCAGAGACGAATCAGACAGAAACGGGATGCGTATTGTTTATGAATTGAAAAACGATGCGATTCCTAATGTTGTTCTCAACTTATTATATAAATATACTTCACTTCAGACTTCTTTCAGTGTCAACAATATTGCATTGGTACACGGAAGACCGGAACAGTTGAATTTAAAGGATATCATCCACCATTTTGTTGAGCACAGACACGTTATCATCGTAAGAAGAACGGAGTATGAGCTTAGAAAAGCAAGAGAAAGAGCACACATTCTTGAAGGTTTCATGAAGGTGATCGGAACTCAGGATTCTTTAGATAAAGCGATTGCCATTATTCGTCACAGTGCCAATCCACAGGCAGCGAAAGAGGGAATTATTCAGGAATTTGATTTGTCTGAACTTCAGGCTCAGGCGATTCTAGACCTTCGTTTGGCTCGTTTGACGGGAATGGAGCTTGACAAAATCCGTGATGAGTATGAAGCAATTATGAAAGAAATTAATAATTTGGAAGATATTTTGGCTAACGAACCAAGAAGATTTCAGATCATTAAAGATGAATTGGTTGAAATTAAAGAAAAATACGGCGATGAAAGAAGAACCGAAATCGATTATTCTGGTGGTGAAATGTCTATTGAAGATATCATCCCGAACGAAGCGGTAGTTCTTACAATTTCTCACGCAGGATATGTGAAGAGAACATTGCTTTCAGAATATAAAATTCAGAGCAGAGGTGGTGTAGGAAATAAAGCGGCAACGACTAGAGATTCAGATTTCTTAGAATACATCGTATCTGCGACTAATCACCAATATATGTTGTTCTTTACAGAAAAAGGTAAATGTTACTGGTTAAGAGTATTTGAAATTCCTGAAGGTTCTAAAACTGCAAAAGGAAGAGCGGTACAAAACTTGATCAACATCGAGCCGGATGATAAGATTAAAGCATACATCAGAACCAATAACTTAAAAGATTCTGAATATGTAAATCAAATGAGCGTATTAATGGTAACCAAAAATGGTACAATTAAGAAAACCTCTCTTGAAGCATATTCTAGACCAAGAGTAAATGGTGTAAATGCAATTGAAATTAGAGAGAATGACATGTTACTGGGTGCATACCTTACAAACGGAACTTCTGAAATCATGATTGCTACCAAGAATGGTAAATGTATCCGTTTCCCTGAAGCGAAAGTGAGAGAAGTGGGTAGAGGATCTATTGGAGTTCGCGGTATCAGCATGGAAGATAATGACGAAGCAATCGGTATGATTGTGGTGAACGACATCGAAAATGACACAGTGCTTGTAGTATCTGAAAAAGGATACGGAAAGAGAACTGCCGTTGAAGATTACAGAATTACCAACAGAGGTGGAAAAGGGGTGATCACGCTAAATATCACTGAGAAAACAGGTAACCTTATTGCGATTCAGAATGTAACAGACGACGATGGATTGATGATTATCAATAAATCTGGAGTTGCGATCAGAATGAATATGAATGAGATGCGTGTGATGGGTAGAAATACTCAGGGTGTGAAAATGATCAATCTGAAAAAGAATGACGAAATTGCAGCCATCGCAAAAGTAGAAATGGATAAAGACGTTGTGGAAGAAGAAGATCTTTTAGATGGTGAAGAAACTGCAATTTTGCCAACAGAAGAAGGTAACGCTTCAGAAATAGAAAATAATTCAGAAAACGAAAGCTCAGAAGATACAACTGAAGATACTGCTTCTGAAGAATAA
- a CDS encoding DUF421 domain-containing protein, with protein MNPILDVVIRSLCVFLFMVIAIRVFGKNQLSQLNAGDVVLLLLISNAVQNAMVGENTSLEGGIVAALVLFAANFTLKRLMFSNRSFASFMEADPVILVKDGVVDHVALRKVKISFDELNESIREHGIEKIENVKLSILEVDGNISVISEDEKDKQTHYSRIKRKNKRKYH; from the coding sequence GTGAATCCTATCCTCGATGTTGTTATCCGCTCTCTCTGCGTTTTCCTTTTTATGGTGATTGCGATTCGGGTGTTTGGTAAAAATCAGCTTTCACAGCTTAATGCAGGAGATGTTGTCTTGCTGCTATTGATTTCGAATGCCGTACAGAATGCAATGGTGGGAGAGAATACGTCTCTTGAAGGCGGAATTGTTGCTGCCTTAGTATTGTTTGCGGCAAATTTCACTTTGAAAAGATTGATGTTTTCCAATCGTTCTTTTGCGAGTTTTATGGAAGCTGATCCTGTGATTTTAGTGAAAGATGGAGTTGTAGATCATGTAGCATTGCGAAAGGTGAAGATTAGTTTTGACGAACTGAATGAATCAATCAGAGAACACGGAATAGAAAAAATAGAAAATGTAAAACTTTCAATTTTGGAAGTCGATGGAAATATCAGTGTTATCTCAGAGGACGAAAAAGATAAGCAGACGCATTATTCGCGAATTAAAAGAAAAAATAAAAGAAAATATCATTAA
- the uvrA gene encoding excinuclease ABC subunit UvrA, whose translation MSESKEYIEVYGAREHNLKNIDVKIPRNELVVITGLSGSGKSSLAFDTIFAEGQRRYIETFSAYARQFLGGLERPDVDKIEGLSPVIAIEQKTTNKNPRSTVGTVTELYDYLRLLFARVSDAYSQTTGKKLVSYTEDQILDTIKENYKGEKLMLMAPVVRSRKGHYHELFVQMAKKGYGQARIDGELQDIEYDLKLDRYKTHDIDIVIDRWIIGESASEARMEKSLRTAMEMGEGLIGIQMLGSTEIEYFSKNLMDAETGHSLALPEPNTFSFNSPKGSCPNCKGLGTIKKINTDYFVENPKLSINQGGLLPLEDIKSNKWILAQIKNILEIFGLGLTTPFKDIPAEALDYMYNGCHKEFNKDLKYAGITKKIKISFDGLIPFMEEIIDEKESYEGVLLERHFTTEETCPECKGTRLQPGSLSFKIDGKNIAEINGLSLSDLKDWLRDVKDKFSPKQAIIAHEILKEIETRLQFLLDVGLEYLSLSRSSRTLSGGESQRIRLATQIGSQLVNVLYILDEPSIGLHQRDNERLIKSLKNLRDIGNSVLVVEHDKDMIMEADEVLDIGPRAGKFGGEILWQGKPADLLKADTITADYINGKRKIAIPEVRREGNGKSIVLKGATGNNLKNVNLEIPLGKLVVVTGISGSGKSSLINGTLYPILNKHFYRAVQEPLPYKKIEGLDNIDKIVDVDQTPIGRTPRSNPATYTGMFTDIRNLFSELPESKIRGYKPGRFSFNVKGGRCETCQGGGLKVIEMNFLPDVYVHCETCNGKRFNRETLEVRYKGKSISDVLDMTIDEAVDFFQPIPKIFARVKTLQDVGLGYITMGQQSTTLSGGEAQRIKLATELAKRQTGNTLYILDEPTTGLHFEDVKILMDAINKLVELGNSFIIIEHNMDVIKLADHIIDVGPEGGKYGGEIIAKGTPEEIIKSKKSLTGKYLKKEM comes from the coding sequence ATGAGTGAATCAAAAGAATATATAGAAGTTTACGGAGCCAGAGAGCACAATCTTAAAAACATTGATGTCAAAATTCCGCGAAACGAACTGGTGGTTATCACCGGACTTTCCGGAAGCGGAAAATCGTCATTGGCTTTTGATACGATTTTTGCCGAAGGACAACGTCGCTACATCGAAACTTTCTCCGCTTATGCTCGTCAGTTTTTAGGCGGTTTGGAACGTCCTGATGTCGATAAAATTGAAGGACTTTCTCCAGTAATTGCAATTGAGCAAAAAACAACCAATAAAAATCCGCGTTCTACGGTTGGAACGGTAACAGAACTTTACGATTACCTGCGTTTATTATTTGCGAGAGTTTCTGATGCGTATTCTCAGACGACCGGAAAGAAATTGGTAAGCTACACTGAAGATCAGATTCTTGATACAATAAAGGAAAATTATAAAGGCGAAAAGCTGATGTTGATGGCGCCGGTTGTACGTTCGAGAAAAGGTCATTACCACGAACTTTTTGTTCAGATGGCTAAAAAAGGGTACGGACAAGCTAGAATTGACGGCGAATTGCAGGATATTGAGTATGATTTAAAACTTGATCGTTACAAAACCCACGACATCGACATCGTCATCGACCGCTGGATTATCGGCGAATCTGCTTCTGAAGCGAGAATGGAGAAATCTCTGAGAACTGCCATGGAAATGGGTGAAGGATTGATCGGAATTCAAATGTTGGGAAGTACAGAAATTGAATATTTCTCAAAAAACCTCATGGATGCCGAGACAGGTCATTCTTTAGCATTACCGGAACCAAACACCTTTTCTTTCAACTCACCGAAAGGAAGCTGCCCAAACTGTAAAGGTTTAGGAACAATAAAGAAAATCAATACCGATTATTTTGTTGAAAATCCGAAATTATCCATCAATCAGGGAGGATTGTTGCCTTTGGAAGATATTAAATCAAACAAATGGATCTTAGCACAAATTAAAAATATTCTTGAAATTTTCGGTTTGGGACTGACAACTCCGTTTAAAGATATTCCGGCGGAAGCGTTGGATTATATGTACAACGGTTGCCACAAAGAATTTAATAAAGACCTGAAATATGCAGGAATTACCAAAAAAATAAAGATCAGTTTCGATGGTTTGATTCCCTTCATGGAAGAAATCATTGACGAAAAAGAGTCTTATGAAGGTGTTTTGTTGGAAAGACATTTTACTACCGAAGAAACCTGTCCTGAATGTAAAGGAACTCGTCTACAGCCGGGAAGTTTGAGTTTTAAAATCGACGGAAAAAATATCGCTGAAATCAACGGTTTGAGTTTATCAGATTTAAAAGATTGGTTGAGAGATGTAAAAGATAAATTTTCGCCGAAACAAGCAATCATTGCTCACGAAATTTTGAAGGAAATCGAAACAAGACTTCAGTTTTTGCTGGATGTCGGTTTGGAATATTTAAGTTTGAGCAGAAGTTCAAGAACACTTTCCGGAGGTGAATCTCAGAGAATTCGTTTGGCCACACAGATTGGTTCGCAGCTGGTGAACGTATTGTACATTTTGGATGAGCCAAGTATCGGTTTGCATCAAAGAGACAACGAGAGACTCATTAAATCATTAAAAAACCTTCGTGACATCGGAAACTCTGTTTTGGTAGTTGAGCACGATAAAGATATGATCATGGAAGCCGATGAGGTTTTGGACATTGGTCCGAGAGCCGGAAAATTCGGCGGAGAAATTCTTTGGCAGGGAAAACCTGCAGATCTATTAAAAGCCGATACGATTACGGCAGATTACATCAATGGAAAAAGAAAAATTGCCATTCCGGAAGTCAGAAGAGAAGGAAACGGAAAAAGTATCGTTTTAAAAGGTGCGACAGGAAATAATCTTAAAAATGTAAACCTTGAGATCCCGTTAGGAAAACTGGTGGTTGTGACAGGAATTTCAGGAAGCGGAAAATCTTCTCTGATCAACGGAACTTTATATCCGATACTAAACAAACATTTTTACAGAGCCGTTCAGGAACCGTTACCTTACAAAAAAATAGAAGGTCTTGATAATATAGATAAAATTGTAGATGTAGATCAGACTCCGATTGGTAGAACGCCACGTTCGAATCCTGCAACCTATACAGGAATGTTTACCGATATCAGAAATTTATTTTCTGAATTGCCGGAATCTAAAATCCGTGGATACAAACCGGGAAGATTTTCTTTCAACGTAAAAGGCGGAAGATGCGAAACCTGTCAGGGAGGCGGTTTGAAAGTCATTGAAATGAACTTCTTACCTGATGTTTATGTGCATTGCGAAACCTGCAACGGAAAACGTTTCAACAGAGAAACGCTGGAAGTCCGTTACAAAGGAAAATCGATTTCCGATGTGTTGGACATGACGATTGATGAAGCTGTAGATTTCTTCCAGCCGATTCCTAAGATTTTTGCAAGAGTGAAAACTTTGCAGGATGTCGGTTTGGGATATATAACGATGGGGCAACAATCGACCACACTTTCCGGTGGTGAAGCGCAACGGATCAAACTGGCAACAGAACTCGCAAAAAGACAAACCGGAAATACTTTATATATTCTTGATGAACCTACAACCGGACTTCATTTTGAAGACGTTAAAATTCTGATGGATGCCATCAATAAATTGGTAGAATTAGGAAATTCATTCATCATCATCGAACATAATATGGATGTCATCAAATTGGCAGATCATATTATTGACGTTGGTCCTGAAGGTGGAAAATACGGCGGTGAGATTATTGCCAAAGGAACTCCGGAGGAGATTATTAAATCGAAGAAAAGCTTGACAGGGAAGTATTTGAAGAAGGAGATGTAG
- a CDS encoding GNAT family N-acetyltransferase: MNYEIREMLPQDESRVMEIFQQGIDSGIATFDTELPNVEVWNTSFINDCRWVLEDETNTVIGWCALKPVSKRECFRGVAEVSIYFDKNFTGKGLGSLLLKKLIVDSENHGFWTLQSNIFPENEASIKFHLKNGFRNVGIREKVGQLHGKWMDLVMLERRSSNIL, translated from the coding sequence ATGAATTACGAAATAAGAGAAATGCTTCCTCAAGACGAAAGCCGTGTGATGGAAATTTTTCAGCAGGGTATAGACAGCGGAATCGCTACTTTTGATACCGAACTTCCCAATGTAGAGGTTTGGAATACCAGTTTTATCAACGACTGTCGCTGGGTTTTGGAAGATGAAACTAATACGGTGATTGGTTGGTGTGCTTTAAAACCTGTTAGTAAAAGAGAATGTTTCAGAGGTGTGGCCGAGGTCAGTATATATTTTGACAAAAACTTTACCGGAAAAGGTTTAGGTTCTCTTTTATTGAAAAAATTGATTGTAGACAGCGAAAATCATGGATTCTGGACTTTACAGTCTAATATTTTTCCGGAAAATGAAGCATCCATAAAATTTCATTTGAAAAATGGTTTCAGAAATGTTGGAATCCGTGAAAAAGTGGGTCAGCTTCACGGAAAATGGATGGATTTAGTGATGCTCGAACGAAGAAGTTCAAATATTCTTTAG
- a CDS encoding 1,4-dihydroxy-2-naphthoyl-CoA synthase, producing MIEWKTVKEYEDITYKKCNGVARIAFNRPEVRNAFRPKTTSELYDAFYDAYEDSSIGVVLLSGEGPSTKDGGWAFCSGGDQNARGQQGYVGEDGRHRLNILEVQRLIRFMPKAVIAVVPGWAVGGGHSLHVVCDLTLASKEHAIFKQTDADVTSFDGGYGSAYLAKMVGQKKAREIFFLGRNYSAQEALEMGMVNAVIPHEELEDTAYEWAQEILAKSPTSIRMLKFAMNLTDDGMVGQQIFAGEATRLAYMTEEAKEGRNAFLEKRKPDFGKDQWIS from the coding sequence ATGATCGAGTGGAAAACCGTCAAAGAATACGAAGACATCACCTACAAAAAATGCAATGGTGTCGCAAGAATTGCCTTCAACAGACCTGAAGTTCGTAATGCTTTCAGACCCAAAACAACCTCAGAATTATATGACGCTTTTTATGATGCTTACGAAGATTCATCAATAGGTGTTGTATTGCTTTCCGGAGAAGGACCGAGTACAAAAGACGGCGGTTGGGCTTTCTGCAGCGGCGGTGATCAGAATGCAAGAGGTCAGCAAGGTTACGTAGGCGAAGATGGAAGACACCGTCTGAATATTCTTGAAGTTCAGCGTTTGATCCGTTTTATGCCAAAAGCTGTGATCGCAGTTGTTCCCGGTTGGGCAGTTGGTGGCGGTCATTCTCTTCACGTGGTCTGTGATCTTACTTTAGCCAGTAAAGAACATGCGATTTTTAAACAAACAGATGCAGATGTGACAAGTTTTGATGGAGGTTATGGTTCTGCTTATTTAGCTAAAATGGTCGGACAGAAAAAAGCACGTGAGATCTTCTTTTTAGGGAGAAATTATTCTGCACAGGAAGCTCTGGAAATGGGAATGGTGAATGCTGTGATTCCTCACGAAGAGTTAGAAGATACAGCTTATGAATGGGCTCAGGAAATTTTAGCGAAATCTCCGACTTCCATCAGAATGCTGAAATTTGCAATGAATCTCACAGACGACGGAATGGTTGGTCAGCAGATTTTCGCAGGCGAAGCGACCCGTTTAGCTTACATGACAGAAGAAGCAAAAGAAGGAAGAAATGCATTTCTCGAAAAGAGAAAACCAGATTTTGGTAAAGATCAATGGATTTCTTAA
- a CDS encoding putative quinol monooxygenase, with protein sequence MNKPVYVHAKWQVKKGNLDKVLPLLKEASKKSAEEEGNLFYKIHQDKNDENTLILFEGYDDDAALEFHKSSDHFQNMVVKQIVPLLEGREVILMDQII encoded by the coding sequence ATGAATAAACCAGTTTACGTTCATGCCAAATGGCAGGTAAAAAAAGGAAACTTAGATAAAGTTTTACCACTTTTGAAAGAAGCTTCAAAAAAAAGTGCTGAAGAAGAAGGAAATTTGTTTTATAAAATCCATCAGGACAAAAATGATGAGAACACTTTAATTTTATTTGAAGGCTATGACGATGATGCGGCTCTGGAATTTCATAAAAGTTCAGATCATTTTCAGAATATGGTTGTAAAACAGATAGTTCCTTTGCTGGAAGGCAGGGAAGTAATTTTAATGGATCAGATTATTTAA
- a CDS encoding tetratricopeptide repeat protein: MKKLILGIAIISSAFVFGQKDAKDVNAQLQASNKAAMDAYQAKNYAVAAPKFLEVYNLMKTSGQDDKIYMYYAGLSYALANNVDESIKIYTDLINSGYTGVQTNYTAKATKTGEVTTLDKNTWDLLKKSSSKDYTDFKTEQTKSVEPDLYETLSTLLLNAKKNDEALALIEKGLAKFPNNAKLKEYQGSALYATGNTDKFMSNLKEQLAKNPNDGTNWYNLGVLQSKNPATEAEAIASFQKAIELAANNPTLTNNANQNLVYTLIGDDAKAVESINAVRKSNPDEATKLIEARKERFNKALPYAEKWYQTNTENLDAVTTLREIYGITKNQAKANELKAKQAELEAKQPK; encoded by the coding sequence ATGAAAAAGCTAATTTTAGGTATAGCGATCATTTCATCAGCATTTGTTTTCGGACAGAAAGATGCAAAGGATGTGAATGCTCAATTACAAGCTTCTAATAAAGCAGCAATGGATGCTTATCAGGCAAAAAATTATGCCGTTGCAGCTCCAAAGTTTTTAGAAGTTTACAACTTAATGAAGACAAGTGGTCAGGATGATAAAATCTATATGTATTACGCAGGATTAAGCTATGCTCTTGCAAATAATGTAGATGAATCGATCAAGATTTATACTGATTTAATAAATTCAGGATACACAGGAGTGCAGACCAATTATACTGCAAAAGCAACTAAGACAGGTGAAGTTACTACACTTGATAAGAATACTTGGGATTTGCTTAAAAAATCTTCTTCAAAAGATTATACGGATTTTAAAACTGAGCAAACTAAAAGTGTAGAACCAGATTTATACGAAACTTTGTCAACATTACTTTTGAATGCTAAAAAGAATGACGAAGCTTTGGCTTTGATTGAAAAAGGTCTTGCTAAATTTCCTAACAATGCAAAATTGAAAGAATATCAAGGTTCTGCACTTTATGCTACAGGAAATACTGACAAATTTATGTCAAATCTAAAAGAGCAGTTAGCTAAAAATCCAAACGACGGAACAAATTGGTATAATTTAGGAGTTTTACAGTCTAAAAATCCTGCAACAGAAGCTGAAGCTATTGCTTCTTTTCAAAAAGCAATTGAACTTGCGGCTAATAACCCAACATTGACTAATAATGCTAACCAAAATTTAGTGTATACATTAATTGGTGATGATGCAAAAGCTGTTGAAAGCATCAACGCTGTTAGAAAATCTAATCCTGATGAGGCTACAAAATTGATTGAAGCCAGAAAGGAGAGATTTAATAAAGCATTGCCTTACGCAGAAAAATGGTATCAGACCAACACAGAAAATTTGGATGCTGTAACGACATTACGCGAAATTTACGGAATTACAAAAAATCAGGCGAAAGCAAACGAGTTGAAAGCAAAACAAGCTGAACTTGAAGCTAAACAGCCAAAATAA
- a CDS encoding type 1 glutamine amidotransferase domain-containing protein: MKPKVLIILSNANSIGPNKKRTGIFLPEVAHPYAEFEKADFQTDFASLTGESPFLDALNLADDPDNLKFLTGKGWENMHKAAKLSEVDVKSYDAVFIPGGLTPMVDMAENAELKKVIAEVYERNGVVAAVCHGPVSLLNVKLSDGSYLVDGKNIASFTTEEEENYAKADVPFDLQTALTAQGAIFHAAEAWSANSIADGNLVTGQNPASAKGVGEKIVAILESKNSI, encoded by the coding sequence ATGAAACCAAAAGTATTAATCATTTTATCCAATGCAAACTCAATAGGCCCAAACAAAAAAAGAACAGGAATTTTTTTACCAGAAGTCGCACATCCTTACGCAGAATTTGAAAAAGCAGATTTCCAAACAGATTTCGCAAGTTTAACGGGTGAATCACCATTTTTAGATGCATTAAATTTAGCTGATGATCCTGATAATTTGAAATTCCTGACAGGCAAAGGCTGGGAAAATATGCACAAAGCTGCAAAACTTTCTGAAGTTGATGTCAAAAGTTACGATGCGGTATTTATTCCAGGAGGTTTAACGCCTATGGTCGATATGGCGGAAAATGCTGAGCTGAAAAAGGTAATTGCAGAAGTTTATGAGAGAAACGGCGTTGTAGCAGCAGTTTGTCACGGTCCGGTTTCTTTACTCAATGTAAAATTAAGCGATGGAAGTTATTTAGTAGATGGTAAAAATATCGCCTCGTTCACTACTGAAGAAGAAGAAAACTATGCAAAAGCTGATGTTCCTTTCGATTTGCAAACTGCATTGACGGCGCAAGGTGCGATTTTTCATGCGGCGGAAGCTTGGTCTGCGAACAGTATCGCTGACGGAAATTTGGTTACCGGACAAAATCCTGCGTCGGCAAAAGGTGTTGGTGAAAAGATAGTTGCCATTTTAGAATCTAAAAATTCAATTTAA
- a CDS encoding Crp/Fnr family transcriptional regulator, giving the protein MNRLRQHIEEISPITDEEFESIQKFFILKNVRKNQFLLHEGDDVKYEYLVLEGIYKVFYLDENGKEHIVQFAKKNWWMTDYSAFFKLNSSTMFVECLTEGEVLCLTLEGREKLSADYHKMEHFFRVKLTNGFVALQERIRLLLSGTPQQRYEEFSKLYPDLMLQIPKKYIAEYLGVSRETLSRLYSNTK; this is encoded by the coding sequence ATGAACAGATTACGGCAGCATATCGAAGAAATAAGTCCGATTACGGATGAAGAATTTGAATCTATTCAAAAATTTTTCATCCTTAAAAACGTCCGTAAAAATCAGTTTCTGCTTCACGAAGGTGATGACGTAAAATATGAATATCTGGTTTTAGAAGGAATTTATAAAGTCTTCTACCTCGACGAAAACGGGAAAGAACACATCGTTCAGTTTGCCAAAAAAAACTGGTGGATGACCGATTATTCTGCTTTTTTCAAACTAAACAGCTCGACGATGTTTGTAGAATGTCTCACGGAAGGTGAAGTTCTTTGTCTTACACTGGAAGGACGAGAAAAGTTATCAGCAGATTATCATAAAATGGAACATTTTTTCAGGGTGAAACTTACAAATGGTTTCGTTGCTTTGCAAGAAAGGATAAGGCTGTTGTTATCAGGCACGCCTCAGCAACGATATGAAGAATTTTCAAAATTATATCCTGATCTTATGCTTCAGATTCCGAAAAAATATATTGCAGAATATCTCGGAGTGAGCAGGGAAACTTTGAGCAGACTTTACTCGAATACAAAATAG